From the genome of Terriglobia bacterium:
GCGATGCGCGGGACGCGCCGTCTGGGCCGCGCGCGAGGATTCAGGTCAGCGCTCATGGTATCGGACTTCCCCACGAACCCCTCGCGCCCCCGCGATCGGGCAGAGTCTATGCCGTCCGGCGCGAAATGGACAGGCGGAGCGGCCCTCGGTCTTGCACCGAGGGGCGGGCTCCTATAGCGTTGGGTCTTTCGCGATCCGGCCCCCGTCGTCGGCGCCCGGCGCCAGGGAGGTGCCCGTGAGCTCGAGGAGCGATATCCGGTCCAGTTGCGTCGAACGGTTCCTCCGATACGTCACCCTCGATACGCGCTCCGAAGAGGACCAGGAGGCGTTCCCTTCCACGAGCAAGCAGCTCGACCTGCTCCGGCTGCTGGTGGACGAGCTCAAGGGGATCGGCCTCTTAGACGCGTCGATCGACGAGCACGGCTACGTGTTCGCGACGATCCCGGCCACCACGAAGAAGGCCGGGGTGCCGGTGCTCGGCTTCATCGCCCACGTGGACACATCGCCGGAGGTCAGCGGCTCGGGGGTCAAGCCCATCGTCCACCCTCGGTACGACGGCCGCGACCTGGCGCTCCCCGGCGACCCGACCCAGGTGATCCGCCTCGCGGAGAATCCGGCTCTCCGGGATCAGATGGGCAACGACATCATCACCGCCTCGGGCACCACGCTTCTCGGCGCCGACAACAAGGCGGGGGTGGCCGAGATCGTCGGCGTCGCCGAAGTCCTGATCGCCCATCCCGAGATCCCCCACGGGAGGATCCGGATCGGATTCACCCCGGACGAAGAGGTCGGCAACGGGACCAAGTTCTTCGACGTGGCGAGGTTCGGAGCGCAATTCGCCTACACGATCGACGGGGAGACCCTCGGCGAGATCGAGATGGAGACATTCTCCGCCGACTCGATGACCGTCACGTTCCAGGGGTTCAACACGCACCCGGGCCTCGGGAAGGGGAAGCTGGTCAACGCCATCAAGATCGCGGCCGACTTCATCGGACGGCTGCCCAAGGACGGGCTGTCGCCGGAGACGACCGAGGGGTACGAGGGGTACGTCCATCCCTACGTGATGCAGGGGGGCGTCGACCGCACCTCCGTGAAGTTCCTCATCCGTGACTTCGTCACCGCCGGGCTCAAGGGGAAGGAGGACCTCCTCGAGCGGCTCGCGCGCGAGACGGTCCGCGACGTCCCGAACGCCTCCGTGGAGTTCAAGATCGAGGAGTCCTACCGCAACATGAAGGAAGTGCTCGACCGCCACCCGGAGACCGTCGAGCATGCCAACGAGGCGATTCGGCGTGCGGGGCTCGTGCCGAAGACGCATCCGATCCGCGGCGGCACGGACGGCTCGCGTCTGTGCTTCATGGGCCTGCCCACGCCGAACCTGTTCGCGGGCGAGCACAACTTCCACTCGCGCCTGGAGTGGATCTCGGCGCAGGACATGCACAAGGCCGTAGAGGTGATCGTCAACCTCTGCCGCGTCTGGGAGGAGCGGAGCCCGGCCTGACGCGATCGTGCGGCGCCCCGGCGACGGCGGCTACCCGCGGCGGCGAGCCTTGGCCAGCGCGTTCTCGAGTCGCGATTCGACCCTCGCCCGGTCGATCCGATACTTCTCCTCCCGCTCGCGGAGCTTCTCGGGATCGGAGGCGACTTCCGCGAGGTCCTTGCGGTGGAGGATCTCCATCTCGGCGAGCTTCGCCTTCGCCTCGCGTCTCAGCTCGGAGATTCGCTCCTTCTGGGCCTCGTCGAGAGGCTCCGACTCCTCGATCCCCTCGTCGCGGTCCTTCTGGCGCAGCCGATCCATCGCCAACTCATAGGCCGATCTCAGCGGACGTTCGTCGGACATTTTCACCTCTCGAGGAACAGGCACGACACGAATCTCGGGTCCGGGGGGACCGACGCGGGGAGATTCCCGCACTCGTCGGCCAGCCGGTCGAGGCAGGCGAGGCCGAAGGCGCGAAGCGCGGCGCCTTCCCTCGGTTGGAGTCCCGCCTCCGCCCCGAGGCGCGCGAGGAGCGCGTCCAGCGCCTCCCGCGGCGCCTCGGGAGGCGCCTGGCGCCGCGAAGCCACCCGGCCGAGGAACTCCATGGCGACCGCCTCGGGGAGCGCCTCGACCCTGGGCTCCCCGCGGACGGCGTGCCAGGCGAGAGCCGTCAGGAGCATCGTGCTGAACCGCGCTCCCCGGGCGTCGGGCCCGGCTCGCGCTTGGAGCCAGGCGGAGACGGACAGACCCAGGCGATCGACGAAGACCCGGCCGAGGATCTCCGCCACCTCCAGCGCGACCCGGGTCTCCTCGATCTCCTCCAAGGTGCGGAACTCCCGCACGTTCCCGCCCGCACCCGGGGCGAGGTCGAAGTAGAGCGCGTGAGGTCCGAGGAGCGCGCGGACCCGCGGGAGGATCGGGGCGTCGAGAAGGTCGAGCGCGTGGGGATCGACCGACGCCCAGCCTTCTCGGACCAGTCCGAGCGCCTTTCTCCGGAGCACGGCGGCGCGCTCGTGCCCCTCCCGGAACAGATCCTTGATGGGCACCCGCGCGATCAGCGTGCCCGCGGCCGTCGGCTCCCGCACGCCTCGGGCCGCGAGGGCGATCCCGACGAACGAAGCCCCCTTCTCGATGGCCGCGCGGTGTGCGTCGGGATCGCCGGCGTCGCCGCCGTCGGCCACCAGCAGGTGATTCGACAGGGAGGTCAGCTGCAAGAGGACCCCCTCGCGGGTGGCGGGGGCCAGCAGGTCCACCGCCGACGCCACGACGCCCCGCGGACCGATCACGCGAAGCCCCGTTCGCGGCGCGACGGGGACCTCGGCATCTTCCGGCAACGCCTCCTCCGCGTGGAACTCGATCCCCCGCGGCGGCGCGTAGACGTCGAGGGCTTCGTCGAGCGGGGGGAAGCCGTGCTCCTCCATCCGGCTCTGCCGCCAACGCCGCGCCTCTTCCTCGACCTCCGCGATCACCTCCGAGCAGGTCGCCCACACGGCTCGGAAGTAGCGGTCCTGCTGGTCGTGGAACAGGATCTCGGCCGTGCGTCTCACCGCCGCCGCGTGCTCCGGGATCACGGGCCGGAAGCGGTAGTGGCCGTCGGGGGAGACGAACCCGCCCTCGGTGCCCGCCTCGGTCTCGCCGGCGCCCTGGTGGTCGTAACCGTCCTCGGGCTCGATCGCCTCGATCCCCGCCCACTGCGCGAGGAGAAGCACCAGGGCCTCGTCGTCGTAGTTCCTCAGGAGTCGGCGGACGGTCGCCTCGCCGGCCTCGAGGAGGAGCGCGACCCACGCGCCCGCGCGGGCCGCGTCGAATCGGTCGCCTCGCCACGCTTCGAGGTCCATGAGGTGCACGATTTGCGAAGCTGAGGCGAGCGCGAGGAGCGGCAGCGCGTCCGACGGACCGACCTCACGCACGGTCAGGTAAGCCTCGAAGTCGGGAAGCGCTCGGACCAGCCTCATCGGGGCCCGGGCGTGGAGCAGGACCTCGAGGCGCTCTCGGGGCGGAAGCCGGAGCGCCAGCTCCGCCTGATCCCGGAGCGGGACCGACGCGAGCCGCTCCGCCAGCCGTTTCGGATCCGTGCGGGCCAGAGAGCCGGCCTCGCGCGCGAGGGCCTCGATCTCCGCGGCCGGAAAGGGCGTCAGGTCCGATCCGTCCCTCTCTTGCCCCGACGCTCCGGACTTGGACATCGGCGACGCGCCTCCGGCACCCGGAACCCGTCCCGCGACGCGGGGCGGAGTCCCGGGCGACCCTCTACTATACTGGGCGCCGGCCTTCCGGCGCGCGAGGACCGCATGAGCGACGGGAAACAGCCCGCACCGGTCCCCCTCACGGTCGATCCCTCGATCACGCCCCTCGTGCGTCTCGGCCTCGTGCGGGGGGAGCCGGTGGCGGCCGGACCCGGAGCTCGGGCGCTCGTCGCCGAGACGGAGGCGCTCTGCGCGGAGCTCGCAGCGCGGCATGCCGGCCGGGCCCCGTCGGAGATCGACGGGCTCGCTCCCGCGCGCGAGCTGTACCGGGCCTTCGGGATCGACCCGACCCGCACCCGCCCCTCGTCCGAAGCCCTCCTGCGGCGCGTCCTGCTCGGAAAGCCCCTGCCACGGATCCTGAACGCGGTGGACGTCTGCAATCTATGCTCGCTCCGCTTCCTCCTCCCGATCGGTCTTTACGATGCCGCGCGGCTCCGCGGCGCGGTCCGGCTCCGGCGCGGGCTCCCGGGGGAGTCGTTCCAGGGGATCCGGAAGGACGACGTCCACCTCGAGGGGCGGCCGGCGCTCGCGGACGAGGACGGTCCGTTCGGCAACCCTTCCTCGGACTCGCTACGCACGTCGGTCACCGGGGACACGCGCTCCCTGTGGATGGTGATCTTCGCGCCCGCGACCTTCGCCGCCTTTCGCCTCGAGGAGCACGTCGCGTTCGCGCGCGCCGCGATGGAAAGGCACCTCGCTCCCGCGAGCCGCGAGGTCGCGACCTGCGGCTCCGTTTACAACGGCTAGGCCGTCCGCGTGGACGCCTCGGATCACTCGCGTCACCGGCCGACGCCGCCGGCCGCCGTGTCGCGGTTCCTCACGCCGTCGATCCTGCTGGCGGTGGCGTTCGCCGCGAGGGCCGACGGAGCTCCGGTCCCGCTCCCCGAGCCGCTCTCCCCGCGGAACGCGAGCTACGGGATCGAGGTCCGCCTCGATCCGGAACGGCACGTGCTGAGCGGGACCGAGACGATTCGCTGGAGGAACGCGACGCGCGACCCCGCCCCCGACCTCATGTTCCATCTCTACATGAACGGCTTCGCGAACACGGAGACGATCTTCATGAGGGAGTCTCAGGGCCGCCACCGGCAGTTCCGGTTCGACGATTCGCACTGGGGGAACATCGTCGTCTCGTCGCTTCGGCTGGCGGAGGCGGGACGGGAAGTCCCGCTGCAGCAGGAGTTCCCGGGGCCCGACCGAACGGTGATGCGCGCGCGTCTCCCACGACCGGTCCCGCCCGGCGTCGAGATCGAGGTCCGGGCCGCGTTCGAGGTCAAGCTCCCGAAGGTCTTCGCGCGCACGGGTTGGGCGGGCCGCTTCCACATGGCCGGGCAGTGGTTCCCCAAGCTGGGGGTCTGGCAGGAGGGGAAAGGGTGGAACTGCCACCCGTTCCACTTCGCTTCGGAGTTCTTCTCGGACTTCGGGACGTACGACGTTGCGATCGATGTTCCCGAAGACGAGATCGTCGGCGCCACCGGCGTCGTCGTGTCGGAGCATCACGCGCCCGCCGGCCGGAAGACCGTCCTCTGCCACGCCGAGGACGTTCACGATTTCGCGTGGACCGCGTCGCCGATCTTCGTCGAGCGGAACGACCGCTGGGAGGGGGTGCGCCTCCGGGTCCTGATGCAACCCGAGAACGCCGAATCGATTCCCCGTTACCTCGAGGCCGCGAAGCGCTCGCTCGCCTTCCTCGCGAGGACGCTCGGCCCTTATCCGTACCCGGTGCTGACGCTGGTGGATCCTCCGGTCGGTGGCTGGGGAGCGGGTGGGATGGAGTATCCGACGCTGGTCACCGGGATCGCGAGCCCGCTCATCCCCCGGAGCCTGCGTCTTCCCGAGGTCGCCATCGCCCACGAGGTTGCCCACCAGTACTGGTACGGGATGAGCGCGAACAACGAGTTCGAGGAGGCGTGGCTCGACGAAGGCCTCGCGAGCTACTGCGAGATGCGCATCCTCGACGGGTGGCTCGGCGCCGGTCGTTCGTTCCTGGGCGGGCTCTTCGGCTTCTCCGCCGGGGACCTCGAGGTGCTGCGCGCCGGCTATCTGGGCTCCGCGGACGCGGCGCCGGTCCTGAGACGGTCCTGGGAGTACCCGAGCTCTGACGCGTACGGCGCGATGAGCTACGACAAACCGGCACTCATCTTGAGAACGCTGGAGAGCCTGCACGGGACCGCGGCCACGGACCGGCTTCTCCGCACGTTCTTCGAGCGAGCGCGGTTCCGTCACCCGACGAGCGAGGAGTTCCTCGTCGTGACCGGTGACGTCCTGGGCCCTCGCGCCGAGGCTCTCGTGAGAGAGCTGCTCGAGGGCACGGACACCGTGGACTTCGAGGTGCTCGGTGTGAGCAACCGGGAGGAGGATCCGCTTCGGGGCTACGACCTCAGGAAGGCGCCACCCGCCCTCGCGGAGGCGGCCGGGCGGGAGACGAAGCGCGTCGCCCGGGACTCCGAGGTCTGGATCGGGCGGGCCGGCGCCCTGGCGCTCCCGGTGAAGGTGAGAGTCTCGTTCGCCGACGGGTCCTCCCGGGACGAAGCCTGGGACGGCGACGGAACCCCGAAGGTCTTCCGATTCCCCGGCCTCAACGTCACGAGCGTCGAGGTGGACCCCGAGAGGCAAGTCGTCCTCGAGCGGTACCGGCTCAACAACGGATGGCGGGAGGAGAGGGACCCGGCCCCCGCGGCGCGGCTCGTTGCGCGTCTTCGCTGGACCCTCCAAGCGCTCTTCTCCCTGCTCCTCGCGGCGTTCTGAGGCGATGATGGCCCCCGTCCTGAGAGCGCTGCGCGAAGGCCTGAGGGGCGGCAGCGCTCGACTCGCAGCCGCGGTCTACCTCTACGTCGCAGCGCTCGCCTTCGCCTGGCTCGCGGCGGCCCCTTTCGCGGCGGCGCTCCACGGCGCGCTCGACGGCCAGCCGGGGGCCGACCGGATGACCGCAGGCGGCGGCCTCGAGGTCCTCGAGGAGATGAGCCGCTCGGGGGCGACGCTCTGGCCGGCCGGTCTCGGGGGGGTGGGGCCGCTGGCGCTCGCGTTCGTCCCGCTCGCGCTCGTCCTCGCGGGAGGCACCTACGGCCTGGCGTCCGGGACGCCCGCGTGGCCGTGGACGGCGTTCTGGACCGAGGGAGCGAGGCGTTTCCCCGAGTTCCTCGGCTTCGCGATCCTCGCAGCGGTCTACGCCGCCGCGACCGGAGCCGTTGCGTGGGGTGCGATCGCGGGGATCTCCGCGGCGTTCCGGGAGCCGTCCGGCCCCGCCGCGTACTGGACCGGGATCGGTCTCGTCGTCGTCGTGGCGGCCTTCGCCGTGCTTCACGCCCGCACCGTCCTCGGCTTCGCCTTCGCGCGTCCGGGAGCGGGGACCGGCGGACGGCTTCTGCCGGGATTCGCCCTCGCGGTCTCCTTCTGCTGGCGGCATCTCCCCGCGACGCACGGGATCGGCGCGCTCTTCCTCGCGCTCCAGGCGTCGTCGGCGCTGCTCGGCCTCGCGGCCGGCCGGGTCGCGGGCCAGGGGGGGTGGTGCTCCGCGGTGCTCGCGCAAGCGGGGTGGCTCGGCGTCGCGTGGCTCCGGGCGGCCGAGGTGCGCGCCCGGGTCGCGTACGCCTTCCCGGCTTCAGGGGCGGTCGTTCACCGGGAGGAAACCGACGGAGAATCGGATACCCTGTCACGCGGAACCGAGGGACCGACATGCGACCCCTGAGCTTGCGGCGGAGGATCCTCATCGGATTCGCGGCGCCACTCGCCGTCGTGGTGGTGACGTGGGGGGTCCTCTACGATTCTCTCGTCACCAGCGTCACCGCGACGCGCTCCGTGGCGCGGACCGACCAGGTGCTGACGGAAACGACGGCTCTGGTCCAAGCGGTGATGGACGCCGAGTCGGGAAAGCGCGGATACCTCCTGACCGGCGAGCGGTCGTTCCTCGACGAATATCGCCGCGGTATGGGCGCGTTCGGTCCCGCGGCCGCGCGGCTCGAGCAGCTCGTCCAGGACAGCCCGGAGCAGCACCGCCGGGTGCGGACCATGGAAGCGCTCTTCGAGAAGTGGCGCTCCGAGATCGCGAGCCCCGAGATCGACGCGCGGCGATCGAACCCCCCGCGGCTCAGCGACGCCTCCCAGGAAGCCTACGCCGGCGTGCTCGACCTGTTGCGCGGGCTCCCGGGCCACGGCAGGGGAAGCCCCCCCAGCCCGAGCACGGCGCGGCGGAAGATCGACGAGATCCGCCGGAGCGTGACGGCCGCCGCCGCCGAAGAGGTCGATCCGGGGGATCGCGCGAAATGGAGGCAGGCCCTGGAGTTCCTGGACGAGTACCGGCAGGGCGTGGACGCCGGAAGGAGCGCACCGGGGCTTCTCGAGGAGGCCGAGGCGGTCCTGAGGGACGAGGCGGACGCCAACCGGATCGCGGACGCGCAGCTGCGGCAGAGGGTCGCGACCCGCGAGGGAGCCCCAATCACGAGCGAGCTGCTGTCGGTCGCGTCGGAATTCCAACGCGTCGAGCGGGCGTCGATCGAGACGCTGGTTCGCGGCGCCTCGAGCGGGATAAGGGTCGGTCGAACCGTCGCGTTGGTCGGGCCGGTGGTGGCGCTGGCGCTCGCCCTCTGGGGAATGCTGACCTCCTCGGTCGGGATCGCGCGCTCGGTGGAGGCCATCGGCCGTGCCGCGCAGGGGCTTGCCCGCGGCGATCTTGGCCACCGCGTTCCCGTCGAGCGCGACGACGAGGTCGGGCGGCTCGCGGGAGCTTTCAACACGATGGCCGATCGTCTCGAAAGGCGCTCCTTCGAGCAGGCGCTGCTGCGCGAGATGGGGGATCTGCTGCATTCCTGCCGGACCCTCGGGGAGGCGTTCGAGGTCGCTCCAGGGCTCGTGAAGCGGCTTTTCCCGGGCGGTGGCGCCATCTCCCGGCTCAGCCCCGACCGGACCGTCCTCGAGCCCGCGGTGACCTGGGGAAACGCGTCCGGAGCGGCGGGCGGCGTCCCGCTGTTCACCCCGGAGGAATGCTGGGCGCTGAGGCGCGGACGGACCCACGTCTCCCGCAGTGAGGGCTCGGCCCCCGCGTGTGCCCATCCCCCCCGCGGCTGCGGCGGCGCGATGATCTGCATCCCGCTGACCGCGCAGGGGGAGACGCTGGGAATCCTCACGCTCTGCGGCGGCGATCACGACGCGGACCTCGGCCGCGAATCCGGCCCCGACAGCCCGCTCGGACTCGCGGAGATCGTCGCCGAGCGACTGGCGCTCGCGATCGCGAATCTCCGCCTCCAGGAAACTCTCCGCGACCAGTCGGTGAGAGATCCCCTGACCGGTCTGTTCAACCGCCGCTACATGGAGGAGACGCTCCAGCGTGAGCTCTACCGGGCGTCCAGGAGGGGAGTGGACCTGTCGCTCGTCATGCTCGACGTGGACCATTTCAAGACGACCAACGACCGCTACGGCCACGAGGCCGGTGACGCGCTGCTCAGGGAGCTTGGCGGATGGCTGGCGTCCCAACTGCGCCAGGGAGACGTGGCGTGCCGGTACGGCGGTGAGGAATTCGTGCTCATCCTGCCCGGAGCTTCGCTCGACGCGGGTCGCGCGCGGGCCGAGCGACTGCGGGAGGCGGTGAAGGTCCTTCGCGTCCGGCACCGGGGCGTGCTCCTGGATCCGTTCACGCTCTCGCTGGGGGTGGCGGTGCACCCGCAGCACGGCTCGTCCGGGGACGAGCTTCTGCGCGCCGCGGACGCCGCGCTCTATCGGGCCAAGGCCGAGGGGCGCGACCGGGTGATCGCCGCGGTCTGAGGTCAGGCGA
Proteins encoded in this window:
- the pepT gene encoding peptidase T translates to MSSRSDIRSSCVERFLRYVTLDTRSEEDQEAFPSTSKQLDLLRLLVDELKGIGLLDASIDEHGYVFATIPATTKKAGVPVLGFIAHVDTSPEVSGSGVKPIVHPRYDGRDLALPGDPTQVIRLAENPALRDQMGNDIITASGTTLLGADNKAGVAEIVGVAEVLIAHPEIPHGRIRIGFTPDEEVGNGTKFFDVARFGAQFAYTIDGETLGEIEMETFSADSMTVTFQGFNTHPGLGKGKLVNAIKIAADFIGRLPKDGLSPETTEGYEGYVHPYVMQGGVDRTSVKFLIRDFVTAGLKGKEDLLERLARETVRDVPNASVEFKIEESYRNMKEVLDRHPETVEHANEAIRRAGLVPKTHPIRGGTDGSRLCFMGLPTPNLFAGEHNFHSRLEWISAQDMHKAVEVIVNLCRVWEERSPA
- a CDS encoding DUF6178 family protein, which encodes MSKSGASGQERDGSDLTPFPAAEIEALAREAGSLARTDPKRLAERLASVPLRDQAELALRLPPRERLEVLLHARAPMRLVRALPDFEAYLTVREVGPSDALPLLALASASQIVHLMDLEAWRGDRFDAARAGAWVALLLEAGEATVRRLLRNYDDEALVLLLAQWAGIEAIEPEDGYDHQGAGETEAGTEGGFVSPDGHYRFRPVIPEHAAAVRRTAEILFHDQQDRYFRAVWATCSEVIAEVEEEARRWRQSRMEEHGFPPLDEALDVYAPPRGIEFHAEEALPEDAEVPVAPRTGLRVIGPRGVVASAVDLLAPATREGVLLQLTSLSNHLLVADGGDAGDPDAHRAAIEKGASFVGIALAARGVREPTAAGTLIARVPIKDLFREGHERAAVLRRKALGLVREGWASVDPHALDLLDAPILPRVRALLGPHALYFDLAPGAGGNVREFRTLEEIEETRVALEVAEILGRVFVDRLGLSVSAWLQARAGPDARGARFSTMLLTALAWHAVRGEPRVEALPEAVAMEFLGRVASRRQAPPEAPREALDALLARLGAEAGLQPREGAALRAFGLACLDRLADECGNLPASVPPDPRFVSCLFLER
- a CDS encoding M1 family metallopeptidase; its protein translation is MDASDHSRHRPTPPAAVSRFLTPSILLAVAFAARADGAPVPLPEPLSPRNASYGIEVRLDPERHVLSGTETIRWRNATRDPAPDLMFHLYMNGFANTETIFMRESQGRHRQFRFDDSHWGNIVVSSLRLAEAGREVPLQQEFPGPDRTVMRARLPRPVPPGVEIEVRAAFEVKLPKVFARTGWAGRFHMAGQWFPKLGVWQEGKGWNCHPFHFASEFFSDFGTYDVAIDVPEDEIVGATGVVVSEHHAPAGRKTVLCHAEDVHDFAWTASPIFVERNDRWEGVRLRVLMQPENAESIPRYLEAAKRSLAFLARTLGPYPYPVLTLVDPPVGGWGAGGMEYPTLVTGIASPLIPRSLRLPEVAIAHEVAHQYWYGMSANNEFEEAWLDEGLASYCEMRILDGWLGAGRSFLGGLFGFSAGDLEVLRAGYLGSADAAPVLRRSWEYPSSDAYGAMSYDKPALILRTLESLHGTAATDRLLRTFFERARFRHPTSEEFLVVTGDVLGPRAEALVRELLEGTDTVDFEVLGVSNREEDPLRGYDLRKAPPALAEAAGRETKRVARDSEVWIGRAGALALPVKVRVSFADGSSRDEAWDGDGTPKVFRFPGLNVTSVEVDPERQVVLERYRLNNGWREERDPAPAARLVARLRWTLQALFSLLLAAF
- a CDS encoding diguanylate cyclase, which produces MRPLSLRRRILIGFAAPLAVVVVTWGVLYDSLVTSVTATRSVARTDQVLTETTALVQAVMDAESGKRGYLLTGERSFLDEYRRGMGAFGPAAARLEQLVQDSPEQHRRVRTMEALFEKWRSEIASPEIDARRSNPPRLSDASQEAYAGVLDLLRGLPGHGRGSPPSPSTARRKIDEIRRSVTAAAAEEVDPGDRAKWRQALEFLDEYRQGVDAGRSAPGLLEEAEAVLRDEADANRIADAQLRQRVATREGAPITSELLSVASEFQRVERASIETLVRGASSGIRVGRTVALVGPVVALALALWGMLTSSVGIARSVEAIGRAAQGLARGDLGHRVPVERDDEVGRLAGAFNTMADRLERRSFEQALLREMGDLLHSCRTLGEAFEVAPGLVKRLFPGGGAISRLSPDRTVLEPAVTWGNASGAAGGVPLFTPEECWALRRGRTHVSRSEGSAPACAHPPRGCGGAMICIPLTAQGETLGILTLCGGDHDADLGRESGPDSPLGLAEIVAERLALAIANLRLQETLRDQSVRDPLTGLFNRRYMEETLQRELYRASRRGVDLSLVMLDVDHFKTTNDRYGHEAGDALLRELGGWLASQLRQGDVACRYGGEEFVLILPGASLDAGRARAERLREAVKVLRVRHRGVLLDPFTLSLGVAVHPQHGSSGDELLRAADAALYRAKAEGRDRVIAAV